Part of the Halodesulfurarchaeum formicicum genome is shown below.
GAAGGGGCGGCGTCCCGGAGCAATTCCGCCGTCATCTGTGAGAGGGCCCCGGCGTACTCGGAGTACTCGACGTTCTTCAGCCGATTGGCGAGTTTCCAGTCCTTGACCGCGGTGTAGTTGCTAATGATGTCCGCACACCCGGCAGTCAGAAGCTCCCAGGGCGCTTCGGCGATGATCCCGGTGTCCGCGATGACGGCGATCGGGGGCGCGGCCGCCACGCTATGGCGGGTATCACCTTCGGGCACCGATCCGCGGCCGCTCACGATGCCGTCGTGGCTGGCAGCGGTTGGGACCGAGACGAACCCCACGTCAAGCCGGTCCGCGGCCATCTTCGCGATGTCGATGGGTTTGCCCCCGCCGACGCCGACGAGAAAGCCGGGCTCGACCGTTTCTGCCGCCTCCAGCACGCGCTCGACCGCTCCGAAGGAGGCCGCCTCGATAACGACGACCGCCGGATCAAAACCCGCCGCTTCGAGTCGTTCGAGGAGGAAGTCCCCGGCCACCGCTTTCGGCGTCTCGCTCGTCACGACCAGCGGCCGACCGTGGAGGTGGGTGCTCGTGATG
Proteins encoded:
- a CDS encoding NAD(P)-dependent glycerol-1-phosphate dehydrogenase — translated: MFEKSTWIRLPRNVVVGHDVLSEAGEVITSTHLHGRPLVVTSETPKAVAGDFLLERLEAAGFDPAVVVIEAASFGAVERVLEAAETVEPGFLVGVGGGKPIDIAKMAADRLDVGFVSVPTAASHDGIVSGRGSVPEGDTRHSVAAAPPIAVIADTGIIAEAPWELLTAGCADIISNYTAVKDWKLANRLKNVEYSEYAGALSQMTAELLRDAAPSIKRGLEESAWIVVKALVSSGVAMSIADSSRPASGAEHLFSHQLDRIVPGSALHGHQVGVGSILTEYLHSGADGEWRAVRDALASIDAPTTADQLGISDEAVIEALTTAHQIRDRYTILGDGIEEAAAIEAATRTGVI